A single Metarhizium brunneum chromosome 5, complete sequence DNA region contains:
- the cia30 gene encoding Complex I intermediate-associated protein 30, which yields MKVTTPLLGKGLLGRSVDELRRRTSIALKMEAVKGPLGPRGLYEFNSAASIQDCILMSDDLIGGSSKSHLDFISTDTTNSPSNPAGSSSPSSYARFHGQISTSLPADRPTIQRSGYAAFRTPDQRPTLFGRSVWDIDPYAYLALRIKSDGRSYFVNLQTEAVEPTDLHQHRLFAKRPGQWETIIIKWNDFVRTNHGFVVEPQTEILRQKVRTVGIGLTDRVEGPFELCIEKVWATNEVAEDATVVKSGASELKNKRGEEIQW from the exons ATGAAGGTTACGACGCCGCTTCTGGGGAAGGGCTTGCTAGGTCGTAGCGTGGATGAGCTGCGCAGGCGTACTAGCATAG CCCTGAAGATGGAAGCCGTGAAGGGACCGCTCGGCCCGCGAGGTTTATACGAATTCAACAGCGCCGCCTCAATACAAGACTGCATCCTCATGTCTGATGACTTGATTGGGGGCTCTTCAAAAAGTCACCTCGACTTCATATCTACCGACACCACCAACTCACCTTCAAACCCAGCCGGCTCCTCGTCTCCGTCGTCATACGCCCGCTTCCACGGCCAAATATCTACCTCCCTCCCTGCGGATCGCCCAACCATCCAGCGCAGCGGATACGCGGCGTTTCGCACTCCTGATCAGCGACCGACCCTATTTGGCCGTTCGGTGTGGGACATCGACCCATATGCCTATCTTGCTTTGCGTATCAAGTCTGACGGCAGATCATATTTTGTCAATTTGCAGACCGAGGCGGTGGAGCCCACGGATTTGCATCAGCATCGCTTATTTGCGAAGCGGCCCGGTCAGTGGGAGACTATCATAATTAAGTGGAATGATTTTGTGAGGACAAACCATGGGTTTGTGGTGGAGCCGCAAACAGAGATATTAAGACAGAAAGTAAGAACCGTGGGCATCGGGCTGACGGACCGCGTTGAGGGCCCGTTTGAACTGTGCATAGAAAAGGTATGGGCTACGAATGAGGTTGCTGAAGACGCGACCGTGGTGAAGTCGGGGGCCAGTGAGTTGAAGAATAAGCGGGGAGAGGAGATCCAGTGGTAG